From Streptomyces qinzhouensis, one genomic window encodes:
- a CDS encoding DUF389 domain-containing protein, which yields MLHLRLIVPADRTTAVVRLVENTVGTAHLAVLPGAARDPEGDLVLCDVARESCDELIADLRTLGIDESGSIAVEDIHLSLSRRADRAEAEAPGEGADAVLWEHLEDATHEESTLSATYLAFMSVATMIAACGVVLDNAILIVGAMAVGPEFGPLAGLFTALVQRAPKLAARSLLALLIGFATAMSVTVGFSQLMTGLDLFSAAALEAPRPNTNFIYQPDAFSFVVAILAGVAGTLSLTSAKSGALVGVAISVTTIPAAANAAVAFSYSEYRQAWGSTEQLLLNLLGITVAGTLTLLAQKLFWARQKTKAATRGAAGPGER from the coding sequence GTGCTGCACCTGCGACTGATCGTCCCCGCCGACCGTACGACCGCGGTGGTCCGCCTGGTCGAGAACACGGTCGGCACCGCCCATCTCGCCGTACTGCCCGGGGCGGCCCGCGACCCCGAGGGCGATCTGGTCCTGTGCGATGTGGCCCGGGAGTCGTGCGACGAGCTGATCGCGGACCTGCGGACGCTCGGTATCGACGAGTCCGGGTCGATCGCGGTCGAGGACATCCATCTCTCCCTCTCCCGCCGCGCCGACCGGGCGGAGGCGGAGGCACCCGGCGAGGGCGCGGACGCGGTGCTGTGGGAGCACCTGGAGGACGCGACCCACGAGGAGTCGACGCTCTCCGCCACGTATCTCGCCTTCATGTCGGTCGCCACGATGATCGCGGCCTGCGGGGTGGTCCTCGACAACGCGATCCTGATCGTGGGCGCGATGGCGGTGGGTCCGGAATTCGGCCCACTGGCGGGCCTCTTCACCGCACTGGTCCAGCGCGCCCCGAAACTGGCGGCCCGCTCCCTGCTGGCCCTGCTCATCGGCTTCGCCACCGCGATGTCCGTGACGGTCGGCTTCAGCCAGCTGATGACCGGGCTCGACCTCTTCTCCGCCGCCGCCCTCGAAGCGCCGCGCCCCAACACCAACTTCATCTACCAGCCCGACGCCTTCTCCTTCGTCGTCGCCATCCTCGCGGGCGTCGCGGGCACCCTCTCCCTGACCTCCGCCAAATCGGGCGCCCTGGTCGGAGTCGCGATCTCGGTCACCACGATCCCGGCGGCGGCGAACGCGGCGGTCGCGTTCTCCTACAGCGAGTACCGCCAGGCCTGGGGCTCCACCGAGCAGTTGCTGCTGAACCTCCTCGGCATCACGGTGGCGGGCACCCTGACCCTGCTGGCACAGAAGCTGTTCTGGGCCCGGCAGAAGACCAAGGCGGCCACCCGCGGGGCCGCCGGTCCCGGCGAGCGCTGA
- the coaA gene encoding type I pantothenate kinase has protein sequence MGPVITTPPRNTHRRAAADASTPYVDLTRAEWSALRNKTPLPLTAEELERLRGLGDVIDLDEVRDVYLPLSRLLNLYVKATGELRGTLNTFLGDAGGGQAAQRGTPFVIGIAGSVAVGKSTVARLLQALLARWPEHPRVELVTTDGFLLPMKELEARGLAGRKGFPESYDRRALTRFVADIKAGKDEVTAPVYSHLIYDIVPGERLVVRRPDILIVEGLNVLQPALPGKDGRTRVGLADYFDFSVYVDARPEDIEKWYLHRFRRLRETAFRDPSSYFRKYTQVSEEEAMEYGRTTWRTINKPNLLENVAPTRGRATLILRKGPDHKVQRLSLRKL, from the coding sequence ATGGGGCCTGTGATCACGACGCCGCCACGGAACACCCACCGCAGGGCCGCCGCCGACGCCTCGACGCCGTACGTCGACCTCACCAGGGCGGAGTGGAGCGCGCTGCGGAACAAGACCCCGCTGCCGCTGACCGCCGAGGAGCTGGAGAGGCTGCGCGGGCTCGGGGACGTGATCGACCTCGACGAGGTACGAGACGTCTATCTGCCGCTCTCCCGGCTGCTGAACCTCTATGTGAAGGCCACCGGCGAGCTGCGCGGGACGCTGAACACCTTCCTCGGCGACGCCGGCGGCGGGCAGGCCGCCCAGCGCGGCACACCCTTCGTGATAGGGATCGCGGGCTCGGTCGCGGTCGGCAAGTCGACGGTCGCCCGGCTGCTCCAGGCGCTGCTGGCGCGCTGGCCGGAGCACCCCCGGGTGGAGCTGGTGACCACGGACGGCTTTCTGCTGCCCATGAAGGAGCTGGAGGCCAGGGGCCTGGCCGGGCGCAAGGGCTTCCCCGAGTCGTACGACCGCCGGGCGCTGACCCGGTTCGTCGCCGATATCAAGGCGGGCAAGGACGAGGTCACCGCCCCCGTCTACTCGCATCTCATCTACGACATCGTCCCCGGCGAACGGCTGGTGGTCCGCCGCCCCGACATCCTGATCGTCGAGGGGCTGAACGTCCTCCAGCCCGCGCTGCCCGGCAAGGACGGCCGGACCCGGGTCGGCCTCGCCGACTACTTCGACTTCTCGGTCTATGTGGACGCCCGGCCCGAGGACATCGAGAAGTGGTACCTCCACCGCTTCCGGCGGCTGCGGGAGACCGCCTTCCGGGACCCCTCCTCATATTTCCGCAAGTACACCCAGGTGTCGGAGGAGGAGGCGATGGAGTACGGCCGCACCACCTGGCGCACCATCAACAAGCCCAATCTGCTGGAGAACGTGGCCCCGACCCGCGGCCGTGCCACCCTGATCCTGCGCAAGGGCCCCGACCACAAGGTCCAGCGGCTCTCCCTGCGCAAGCTCTGA